The Centropristis striata isolate RG_2023a ecotype Rhode Island chromosome 1, C.striata_1.0, whole genome shotgun sequence nucleotide sequence AAATACAAACTCCTTTGgcaagagaaaacaacaaaaatctcaGTTAGCTTAGCCTGACctttacagtgaaaaaacatATTGTTTGTGCTTTAttgatgttgaatgtttttgttgtcaCTCCAGGATAACACATACCCTGAGATTCTTCGATCCAATTTGGGATCTGTTGTGCTGCAGCTGAAAAAACTGGGTATTGATGACCTTGTGCACTTTGACTTCATGGATCCACCAGGTGAGTTAGTCTGCATTAAAATAGATTGAATGATTAAGCATTTATTAATCTCTACTTGAGCATAGCTCTCTGACCTTTCTATCCGTCTCTTCCCTTTCTTTAGCCCCTGAGACTCTGATGAGGGCCCTCGAGCTGCTGAATTACCTGGCAGCCCTCAACGATGACGGTGACCTGACGGAGCTGGGTTCCATGATGGCCGAGTTTCCTTTGGACCCCCAGCTGGCTAAGATGGTCATTGCCAGCTGCGAGTTTAACTGCTCTAACGAGATCCTTTCCATTACTGCCATGCTGTCAGGTAATGCCCAGGACTGGGCTGACCTCTTCCTTGCCTTCTGTAGGCCAAGTCTCTTGGGGTTAAACACACTACTACTCTCTTGTAGTTTTGGGGGGAAAGTGTCCCACCTAGAATTTAGTTTGTGCACAGCAAAGTTTTTATCACAATGCTGTGCAACTGTATTTTTAATTGGGTATTACTGAAgtattttttcacagttttgatTCTCACGGAAGTCTTTCTGTGGTATCTTAAGCACCTCAGAATGTGCAACATGTACAGATATGATAGTGATAGAAAACAGAGAGGCAGATGCCCTTAGCATGCCgtcaaggatttttttttatcattttaagtaAATATCAAGCAATAATGTATTTGCCCAATGTCATGAAAACTTTTTGGGGATTTAATACTGAGAATGATCTTTGCCTGAACAAGTTGGTAATCATTTTGTACATATTGTATATTTATGTTACCATCCGAATTGTCGTTATGTCCCGATGTAAGAAAGTGGcaaatattggattttttttacacagtgagGTGAAGATTAACATTATTCCTAAGGAAATATTGTAAAGGGATTATATTGTATGTacaataatcattattattttatcatgatACTGAATATCATAAGCTGCACGTCATGTTTTTCATAGCCATGCAGCCCCAATATAAACTCTGCAAAAAGCATCTTTTAATCCACAATTCAGTTTTAGAATTTTGGAATGCCTTTTACTTTGGAGAGCTTCACTTAAATTTTAAAGCTCTCCCTTAACTTTATAGTTACTTTTAATTTCAATTGTTTATTGAAAAGTGAGTGAGCTTTTTCACGAGTGTTTCATCACCTAAGCAAGTGGATAGGGCAGGCAccacacaatattttattcatattcatcGCCTTTTTCAGAATGTTCTTTTAATTGAAATAATGCTTTGTGAATTTTAACTATGTGTAACTTTTATAGCAGCCTGGAAGTATTTTAAGTATCTGCTCTCTTAAAGGCCTAATCTTTATGTCTCAGTACGAAGAAGTTAAAGCATTGCTGGTGTCCCTAACACTCTGTAGTTGTGTGAAAACTCTTGTTTTACAGATGTGGTTAAATGACCCCCTCTCTACGAGCTAATAGCCATTACAGTTGGGAATGACCATGTGAAAAGACTGCAGCCCCCTTTGATAGAGCTTGTGGTCCTGCCCTGTCCCAACGCAGTGTCGAGTGCCCTAGCATCATAGGCTTTGCTCCATTTTTCTGTGAATATTTGACTCATCCCTATGGGCGGCTTTGTTGGGGCCCATACCAACCTTGTTTAGTCCCACAGTGCTTTGTCCGCCCCACGGAGGCTAAGAAGGCAGCAGACGAGTCCAAGATGAGGTTTGCTCACATCGACGGAGACCACTTGACGCTGCTCAACGTCTACCACGCCTTCAAACAAAGTGAGCATCAGTCGTAAAGATCACCCTTTTCAAGACTTAATATGCTTGAAAAAATGATGTGTGTTCTGAGGGGGTTCTccaaaaaaattgttttgatGAGTTTTCCATTCTCAAATACACCTCAACAGGGTTCCTATGGGTGCAGGAAATCCCGAAACCCTTGAATttttaatgtggtgttttcaaggtttgagtACTGTGTGGATTTTGAATTAAGAGTTTGAAACTGCTTTAAATTTAGGTCATATAGACCACAAAGTCTATTTACATAGAGGTGAACAATaaactttattgtgtttttctttactttgtaaaattccaaaaaaacaaaaaagcaatttaTTGTCTGTTTATAGCACAGTAACATCTGATTTTAAAGTGAAGTGAAATAATCCATATAGCATATgcactgtatatactgtatgtagatCTGTTATTTACGACAGCTGTAAGGTGCtgaaaaaacttgaaaatgcactttgaaaatgctttaaaagtgcttgaatttgactttaaaAAGGTGAAAGATCAAGTGTCAATATTACACACGTGTAAGTTGTACTTTAAACCTTAAATCATGCTTGTACGCACAGTAAATGAACTCAGATTTAAGACTTAATCAAATGTCTGAATCCATGTTCTCCTTTTTCCCAGACCACGAGTCTAACCAGTGGTGCTATGACAACTTTGTCAACTACCGTTCACTGATGTCTGCTGACAACGTGCGGCAGCAGCTGTCCAGGATTATGGACCGCTTCAACCTGCCCCGCAGGAGTACAGAGTTCACCAGCAGAGATTACTACACCAACATCCGCAGAGCGCTCTGCACCGGCTTCTTCATGCAGGTAAAGGCAGATTAGTCAATGTTTGAACAGTGCTTAGGTAAGACAGTAATGTAATGACGACTTCTGTGATGTTTTAACAGGATGTAACTACGGATGTTTGTGGATCTGTCTGCCTGGTAAAGGCCTGAATTTATCTGttactaaatacatttttttaatcctccAGGTGGCTCATTTGGAGCGCACAGGTCATTACCTCACAGTCAAAGACAACCAAGTGGTCCAGCTGCACCCATCTACAGTCCTGGACCACAAGCCTGAGTGGGTGCTGTACAATGAGTTTGTCCTCACCACCAAAAACTACATCCGCACTTGCACAGACATCAAACCAGAATGGTACGTGTGCATGTTTAAAGTGTTATTAAAAATGCTCATGAAGACAAATGAATATGTTTGAACTGTGCTTGTTCGTGATCTCCTGACAAACTAATGCTTTCTTGTGTTACAGGCTGGTGAAGATAGCACCCCAGTACTATGAAATGAGTAACTTCCCACAATGTGAAGCTAAACGACAGCTGGAGCGAATCATTGCCAAACTAGAGAGCAAGGAGTATTCCCAGTACTGAACAATAGCCAAGAAGTGTCCTGGAAAACAACCGCGTACTTTAGTTTTAGATCTTTCTTGTATCATTGTATCTTAATGTTTAAAATTCGGCattttgatttttatattttgttttgctttttgtttttgtttctttctcccATCAATGTTAATTCTGTAACTAAGTGTAATGTCAGATGAAATATCAGCAGCAAATATTTAGACCTGGCTATAAAGATTTTCAAAAGGAATATCAGAAACATGTCATTTAGATGTGGATAACTTTCCTTTAGGGGATTGCtgagtcataaaaaaaaattgtgcttGCTTTGTTTCTTTAATAAAGGAGCTTTGACTTAATATCTGTGTAGCTTGTTATTGCAAAAGTAGTGTGGTCAGTGGTAGAGGGATTATTTATGCTTTTGTGTTGGACTACTAGTTTAAACAGTTCGCTTGATAAAATATGTTAGGTCAAGTGGCCGGTTTTTGATGAGTCAATACACCGGTCAACACCTCCACTGTAGTTGGAAATAAAATAGTTctaacatgaaactgctcacatcAAGATCTATGGATTATCTAAATTAATGAGGTATTTGGAAAGAAACGGcagtttttcaattttttttggtgctttgaCCACCACAAATGTAGTCCTATCTAGTTCTATTATATTGCAGAGAAGGCATACATCTATGgtcaatatctccaacactacATATCACACCAAAATTATCTGATAAATAGtactacaggtaagagaaacTAAACATTTTTGATCTAGGGGTGTGCTGTCCCTTTACAGCCACTTAGTCAGTTCAACACAATTGTTATGTATTACCACAACATGGAGCTCAGCATATGTTGCACTGTACAGATAATATGGGGACACATTGTTCTTGTTTGAGAATTTAGGAAACAAAATCAGGCTCAAAGCACTTTTAATTACATTGTTTTATCacaaatattaaacataattcACCTTATAATGGTGGGTATAAATGTGGGTGCTGAAGCCCCCCAAGTCACATGATTGAAAACTTACAGGTTAAGAGACAAATAAAGtaaaggggggaaaaacaagTTGCTTTTCCTGGTTTTACTTAAATTCTGTGTAAATATTGAATAATTTTAGCAGGATGGGAGCAACATATTTGGGGTTAACTGCTCAGTGTAACCTGTGACAAAACCCTCCTGAGTTTACATAAATTCTTCAAGGATCATGATCCATAAAAGGTTAAAGGAGCTGTACACATGATCAGAACAACATAATAgcagtaaatatatatttgctaGTTAAAGATAAAGTGGAGTAAAGGCATCCTGAATGAACAATCCTGCCTTGTGTGTAATGAACTGAGagtctctgttctttgttgacaCATGACAGTTTGCTCTGAATGTCATTTAGAGCACCTTTAGCGCCTTGCACCGCCttatgtaatttttacatttgctGTCAATAGTGCTACTACTAATTTAAGTATTCAATGTTCAATTTCTAGGTAAATATTGTCTCACACCTCCCCGGATTTACTTCCAACCAAccaatatttagattttttatcttttaaattaaaataacttcTTGGCTGCCTATGCACTGACAGCAGTGACTGTTAACTACCACGGCTTTTCAATATCCTCGATGGTCTCCGGCAAGCACCTGTTGCGTGTCTCTGACAGCGTTCTTGCCACAATTGCCCCCAGTATAGCCGTAGAGCACAGGACGACCTGCGGCAGGTCCTTCCACACCTCCTCCAGTAAGAGAATTAAAGGAGCCACAGCTACACCAAATCGAGCCATGAAGGAGTTATAACCCATGCCATTCTGCCTAAAAAAGGACAGAGGAGACAAACTTTAGGACTCTTAAGTGACCATTTTATTATCCTGCAATGTTGATACATTTCTGTTGATACTGCTCCTGACAGGTTTGTTGATATTGATAAGACAAAGATGAAAAGGAGTGTCCAGCTACCTAATGACAGTGGGGTACAGCTCAGAACTGTAGAGCACAATAGTTGCAAAGGATGCTGAGGAAAACCCTTTTCCGATGATTGCCACCACTGTCCTGGCAACAGGCATATCTGAAAAGAAGACATCAATAACTGAGGGATGCCTTTAAATTATGgcagttgttcattttaattaggAAAATAATAAGAATTCCTCATAGATTCATGTGTGTATTTACTGTAATCTCTGTTACTGAAAGTAAAATAACCCAACCTTTGGATGTCAGAGTGTGGACATGAATGGCTGCCTACCTTTAGGTACTACAACATTAATTCCAAGACAGATGCCAGCCAGCAGCAGAGCTCCCACCTCAGTGGATCGTCTGCCTATCTTATCCAGTAAGTAATACACTGATATTTTGGCTGGGAGCTCTACCACAGCATAGGTGAACTGAGTGAGGTAGATATTGAGCCCAAAGCCTGTGATGTTGAAGCTGATGCCATAAAATGTAATCGCCACACAAAacctaaagaaagaaaaagtaaagaCTCAATGAATGAAGAGTAAACTTTGTTTAGATTCACAACTATTCACCTGGATCTCCTATCCAAACAAAATTAACGAGCACAATGACGTTGGGAATACAGACCAGACTGCACCAGTACGTAGCATCAGTTTCCTCATTTTGGGTGTTCGTATGAGATCGAGGTAAGAATAGGGCCGATCTCTTTTCTCAGTCACAACAATAGTGGATAGTGTCTGAAAGCAAGCAAAGCAGCAATATTGTCTAAGACGTGATCCaaatttaaatgattcataattATAGTAgtgtataaaattatataaatgtattgtaATCTGGAATATTACAGGCCCAAAACTTGTTGTTGATTGTTGTTACTTTTTGGATTTAACCATTAACTGGAATGTACCAACCTCTGTTTTAAGTGTGTGAACTAAATCCTCTGTTCGGTTCATCTTGGCACACTTCTTCAGATACAACTGAGCCTGCTCCAGCTTTCCATTGGCAATGAGCCACCTTGCCGACTCAGGCATCCACCTAATGTTGAAGGAAAAGATGTTTTGCTCAATGCATTTACATGGTAATGAATTTCCTTGCATGTttaacttaaaaacaattttgaaaatAGGAATTACTGTTGCACATTTGATCTGAAACTGCTGTTAAACCTCTGGGAGATTAACCTTTCATAGTTGAAACATTatctaattacatttttgagagtttgcaatattaaaacatgtttttccccccaatgTTTATGTTTAACCCATGCACGGGAACATGGACACATGAACACAGCAGAGGACTACTGTTGGGGTAAATGATCTGAGCTTTTGAGCTGTACCTCCAGGTAATGATGGCCAAGATGAGAGGTGAGGTGACACTGACAATTAGCCACCGCCAATCAGTCACAAAGTATGCAATAGCTGCAAATATTGTGTTCCCAAAAGTCCAGGATAAGCTGTCGATCACTCCGACCAGTTTCCTGTGCTTGATGTCCACCCACTCCACACCTGCCAAGAACAAACATCACTGGCAAAAAAACTTTAGACCTACATTTGGTAGCTAAAGCTTCTTAGGTGAActcaacagtggtggaagaagtattttaaccccttatttaagtaaaagtactaataccacactttgaaatgaatccactacaagtaaaagtcctgcattcaaaaattacttgagtgaaagtacaaaatgcagaatggacccactcagattgttaaatatattctaaatatattgttggattgttattattgatgcatttatgtaagcagtgttttactgtagtaactaaagtaactaaagctggcagctaaatgtagtggagttaaaagtacaatatttgcctctaaatgtaatggagtagaagtataaagttacataaaatggaaatactcaagtatagtacaagtacctcaaaattatactcaagtacagtacttgagtaaatgtacttagttactttccaccactggaactGGAACAGGTATGCTTACAacagaaatataaagaaaattaaaataatttattactgAGGACTGTTGAGACGATGATGATGCCGGTGATGCAGAACCCAGTGAAGAACCTCAGCGCTGCAAACATCAGGTAGGATGTAGAAAAAGCACTCGCAACAGCAAAGAGCAGTGCAGACACATAGGACACCAGCAGCATAATCCTTCGGCCATACCTACAGAAAGTATCCAAATTTaaactgtgtttaatgtttgaaacACTGGGTAATCAAAGTTATGAGCTAAATGTCAACTGTACTTGTCACTCAGACTTCCAAAGGTCATGGCCCCGAACATCACTCCAAGAAAGAAGATGGTAGCAGTCGCTTTGTTTTTGCCTCTTCCATCACACACCAGGTCCCACttgtacaaacaaataaaagaagtgGTTCATGCTTCTGTTATACACGAcggagtattagggccacatttagaaaaaaacaaaacaagattaaGGTCGTAAATATTAGATCAATTACAAGACTAATgtcttaaatatttaattaattacaagaataaagtcgtaaatatttaattaattacaagaataaagacGTAAATATCTAATTAactacgagaataaagtcgaaaatatttaatcaattacaagaaaaaagttgtaaatattgaattaattaaaagaataaagttgtaaatattgaattaattacaagaataaatttgaaaatatttggttaattatgagaataaagtcgtacATAATAGGTCGGCTGTTCTACTTAAAACGGAAGTAGGTCTTAACGAAACGACAAAAGTCAAGAGTGCAACAGTGGGTCCTTCTGCTGAAAAGATGCAATTTCTTGCATATTCTTTTTCTAAGTCCCTATACTTATGATAATGTGAAGCTGATGTGCCAAAAGATTGAGTATCTCCTTGTTTGTGAAACCTATTTTAAAGTACATTTCTATGAAAAGCTCCATggccctcattttaacaactctcctctaatttatattataaaaacgacattttattttgtgctttggatattttaaaatcaacaataattGAAGGTCACCTGTGATGTCAGAGTAGACTTGAAGGTGGTGTTATCGTACACCCATCCGTTCTGGCATGGCACTGTGGGTAGCGCAGTCGTGTTGGAGGAGTTTAGCAGCAGCTGATACTGAGGCTCTGCAAACATCAGACAGGAGTCTGGAGTCCCATCCTCCTGGACTGGAATACTAACAACCAGCCTCTCTGCCTGGGATAAATTCCTGAAAGCATCTCGGTCATCCAGAGAGCTGATGTCACAGTAGTGTGCGGGAACAGCAGCTATGAAGTTGCTCAGCATAAAGTGGCAGGGCAGAGTGAAGCGGCCGATGAAGCTGATCACAATAATCATTATCTGAAATCTTCCAAATCCATTAATATCATCTAGAACGTTCTCAAACTTCATTGTGGCTTCCCACTATGTGCAAAATACTTTGAAACAGAGATGACAAGGATCCTCATACACTCATGCCTTCACGCTGAATA carries:
- the LOC131971816 gene encoding solute carrier family 22 member 7-like: MKFENVLDDINGFGRFQIMIIVISFIGRFTLPCHFMLSNFIAAVPAHYCDISSLDDRDAFRNLSQAERLVVSIPVQEDGTPDSCLMFAEPQYQLLLNSSNTTALPTVPCQNGWVYDNTTFKSTLTSQWDLVCDGRGKNKATATIFFLGVMFGAMTFGSLSDKYGRRIMLLVSYVSALLFAVASAFSTSYLMFAALRFFTGFCITGIIIVSTVLSVEWVDIKHRKLVGVIDSLSWTFGNTIFAAIAYFVTDWRWLIVSVTSPLILAIITWRWMPESARWLIANGKLEQAQLYLKKCAKMNRTEDLVHTLKTETLSTIVVTEKRDRPYSYLDLIRTPKMRKLMLRTGAVWFCVAITFYGISFNITGFGLNIYLTQFTYAVVELPAKISVYYLLDKIGRRSTEVGALLLAGICLGINVVVPKDMPVARTVVAIIGKGFSSASFATIVLYSSELYPTVIRQNGMGYNSFMARFGVAVAPLILLLEEVWKDLPQVVLCSTAILGAIVARTLSETRNRCLPETIEDIEKPW